Proteins from a genomic interval of Dunckerocampus dactyliophorus isolate RoL2022-P2 chromosome 5, RoL_Ddac_1.1, whole genome shotgun sequence:
- the sema7a gene encoding semaphorin-7A isoform X2 — protein MKVVFCFFLCFGGNFKWILLVDSEDTPTFGSKNIPRLLTKDVITGGFDYPVYQNHTILFYHEESGEMYVGGTDFVLKLDSEGYQITKEVHLEATRDEQCQEDVCHNVITVIERFEDILFVCGTNGHSPHCWKLSPYILEHSEGTGISPFMYTQNSLSLRVEGDLYAAAPLDADGSALQFRRKAGKRANVWMYDSWVSEPTFVTASWVKRKDDPDEEKIYIFFREKNSDHSPEADPWISRVARVCKIDEGGSKRFFQNVWTSFLKARLVCGYPEESLYFNRLQDVYVQHAEDWRDTRVYALFTSSWNSTAVCIYSIKAIEDIFNNSTFKGYDKAIPHPRPGTCVKNSRSLPLVTVSVVRDHPEMSDWVHSVHYKTPFYVSNNNYTKILVDRVQAVDQNMYNILLLATDYGKVHKILEAGSEPFIISETHIPSQSTIQSMKLDSKKKKLVVSFAEKISVVDLQSCQEYNKSCADCVLARDPYCSWTASGCTPTVPDGIQNIIDGQTRVCPTTVSDHTQVNRSRRDAAPPVNVDLLTLPAVPMGVPFYLSCPIDSYHAVYTWEHRDQSSPCLQMHTNCLFLIPAVTPESYGSYECVSKERDYVNVVKRYHLTQQINQQTRTDGASSTQ, from the exons ATGAAGGtggttttttgctttttcttgtgttttgggGGAAATTTTAAATGGATCCTTCTCGTTGACTCAGAGGACACTCCGACTTTTGGATCAAAAAATATACCCAGACTTCTGACCAAAG ATGTCATCACCGGAGGTTTTGACTACCCAGTCTATCAAAACCAcaccattttattttatcatgaAGAGTCTGGGGAGATGTATGTTGGAGGGACTGATTTTGTGTTAAAGCTTGACTCGGAAGGCTATCAAATCACAAAG GAAGTCCATCTGGAGGCCACAAGGGATGAGCAGTGCCAAGAG GACGTGTGTCATAACGTCATCACTGTCATCGAGAGGTTTGAGGACATCCTGTTTGTCTGCGGGACCAATGGTCACAGCCCACATTGCTGGAAGCTT TCTCCTTACATATTGGAACATTCTGAAGGGACGGGCATCTCTCCATTCATGTATACGCAGAACTCGCTGTCTCTCAGAGTTG AGGGGGATCTGTATGCAGCAGCACCACTGGATGCTGATGGAAGTGCCTTGCAGTTCAGAAGGAAAGCAGGCAAAAGGGCCAATGTCTGGATGTACGACAGTTGGGTCTCAG AGCCTACATTCGTCACTGCATCGTGGGTGAAGCGGAAAGACGACCCAGATGAGGAaaagatttacattttttttcgtgAAAAGAACTCTGACCACAGCCCAGAGGCGGATCCATGGATTTCCAGGGTGGCCCGAGTTTGTAAG atagaTGAAGGTGGATCAAAACGATTTTTCCAGAACGTGTGgacatcatttctgaaggctcGGCTGGTCTGCGGATATCCGGAGGAGTCCCTCTACTTCAACCGTCTGCAGGACGTCTACGTGCAGCATGCCGAGGACTGGCGCGACACAAGAGTCTATGCCCTCTTCACGAGCAGCTG GAACTCCACTGCTGTTTGCATTTATTCAATAAAGGCCATTGAAGACATTTTCAACAACTCCACCTTCAAAGGCTATGACAAAGCTATTCCACACCCAAGGCCAGGCACG tgtgtaaaaaacagccgcagctTGCCGCTGGTCACAGTCAGTGTGGTGAGGGATCACCCCGAAATGAGCGACTGGGTCCACTCTGTCCACTACAAAACCCCTTTTTATGTCAGCAACAACAACTACACCAAGATACTAGTGGACCGTGTCCAGGCAGTGGACCAGAACATGTACAACATTCTGCTACTCGCCACTG ACTACGGAAAGGTCCATAAGATTCTCGAGGCCGGTTCTGAACCTTTCATCATTTCTGAAACACACATTCCAAGTCAGTCCACCATACAGTCAATGAAACTGGACTCCAAAAAG AAAAAACTAGTGGTGAGTTTTGCAGAGAAAATATCGGTGGTGGACCTCCAGAGTTGTCAAGAGTATAACAAATCGTGTGCAGACTGCGTTCTAGCCCGGGACCCATACTGTTCCTGGACTGCATCTGGATGCACCCCGACTGTCCC TGACGGGATTCAAAATATAATAGATGGCCAAACAAGGGTGTGCCCTACAACAGTATCAG ACCACACTCAAGTAAACCGGTCCAGACGGGACGCTGCACCGCCTGTAAATGTGGATTTGCTCACGCTGCCAGCTGTGCCCATGGGTGTTCCTTTTTACCTGTCGTGTCCCATTGACTCCTACCATGCCGTCTACACATGGGAGCACAGAGACCAGAGCAGCCCGTGTTTGCAAATGCACACCAACTGCCTCTTCCTCATTCCCGCCGTCACCCCAGAGAGCTACGGCAGCTACGAGTGTGTTTCCAAAGAGAGGGACTACGTCAACGTGGTGAAGCGATATCATCTAACGCAGCAAATCAACCAACAAACCAGGACTGACGGAG CTTCATCCACACAGTGA
- the sema7a gene encoding semaphorin-7A isoform X1, with product MKVVFCFFLCFGGNFKWILLVDSEDTPTFGSKNIPRLLTKDVITGGFDYPVYQNHTILFYHEESGEMYVGGTDFVLKLDSEGYQITKEVHLEATRDEQCQEDVCHNVITVIERFEDILFVCGTNGHSPHCWKLSPYILEHSEGTGISPFMYTQNSLSLRVEGDLYAAAPLDADGSALQFRRKAGKRANVWMYDSWVSEPTFVTASWVKRKDDPDEEKIYIFFREKNSDHSPEADPWISRVARVCKIDEGGSKRFFQNVWTSFLKARLVCGYPEESLYFNRLQDVYVQHAEDWRDTRVYALFTSSWNSTAVCIYSIKAIEDIFNNSTFKGYDKAIPHPRPGTCVKNSRSLPLVTVSVVRDHPEMSDWVHSVHYKTPFYVSNNNYTKILVDRVQAVDQNMYNILLLATDYGKVHKILEAGSEPFIISETHIPSQSTIQSMKLDSKKKKLVVSFAEKISVVDLQSCQEYNKSCADCVLARDPYCSWTASGCTPTVPDGIQNIIDGQTRVCPTTVSDHTQVNRSRRDAAPPVNVDLLTLPAVPMGVPFYLSCPIDSYHAVYTWEHRDQSSPCLQMHTNCLFLIPAVTPESYGSYECVSKERDYVNVVKRYHLTQQINQQTRTDGGKASAVAAEIVCIVIGLSFALLSAQ from the exons ATGAAGGtggttttttgctttttcttgtgttttgggGGAAATTTTAAATGGATCCTTCTCGTTGACTCAGAGGACACTCCGACTTTTGGATCAAAAAATATACCCAGACTTCTGACCAAAG ATGTCATCACCGGAGGTTTTGACTACCCAGTCTATCAAAACCAcaccattttattttatcatgaAGAGTCTGGGGAGATGTATGTTGGAGGGACTGATTTTGTGTTAAAGCTTGACTCGGAAGGCTATCAAATCACAAAG GAAGTCCATCTGGAGGCCACAAGGGATGAGCAGTGCCAAGAG GACGTGTGTCATAACGTCATCACTGTCATCGAGAGGTTTGAGGACATCCTGTTTGTCTGCGGGACCAATGGTCACAGCCCACATTGCTGGAAGCTT TCTCCTTACATATTGGAACATTCTGAAGGGACGGGCATCTCTCCATTCATGTATACGCAGAACTCGCTGTCTCTCAGAGTTG AGGGGGATCTGTATGCAGCAGCACCACTGGATGCTGATGGAAGTGCCTTGCAGTTCAGAAGGAAAGCAGGCAAAAGGGCCAATGTCTGGATGTACGACAGTTGGGTCTCAG AGCCTACATTCGTCACTGCATCGTGGGTGAAGCGGAAAGACGACCCAGATGAGGAaaagatttacattttttttcgtgAAAAGAACTCTGACCACAGCCCAGAGGCGGATCCATGGATTTCCAGGGTGGCCCGAGTTTGTAAG atagaTGAAGGTGGATCAAAACGATTTTTCCAGAACGTGTGgacatcatttctgaaggctcGGCTGGTCTGCGGATATCCGGAGGAGTCCCTCTACTTCAACCGTCTGCAGGACGTCTACGTGCAGCATGCCGAGGACTGGCGCGACACAAGAGTCTATGCCCTCTTCACGAGCAGCTG GAACTCCACTGCTGTTTGCATTTATTCAATAAAGGCCATTGAAGACATTTTCAACAACTCCACCTTCAAAGGCTATGACAAAGCTATTCCACACCCAAGGCCAGGCACG tgtgtaaaaaacagccgcagctTGCCGCTGGTCACAGTCAGTGTGGTGAGGGATCACCCCGAAATGAGCGACTGGGTCCACTCTGTCCACTACAAAACCCCTTTTTATGTCAGCAACAACAACTACACCAAGATACTAGTGGACCGTGTCCAGGCAGTGGACCAGAACATGTACAACATTCTGCTACTCGCCACTG ACTACGGAAAGGTCCATAAGATTCTCGAGGCCGGTTCTGAACCTTTCATCATTTCTGAAACACACATTCCAAGTCAGTCCACCATACAGTCAATGAAACTGGACTCCAAAAAG AAAAAACTAGTGGTGAGTTTTGCAGAGAAAATATCGGTGGTGGACCTCCAGAGTTGTCAAGAGTATAACAAATCGTGTGCAGACTGCGTTCTAGCCCGGGACCCATACTGTTCCTGGACTGCATCTGGATGCACCCCGACTGTCCC TGACGGGATTCAAAATATAATAGATGGCCAAACAAGGGTGTGCCCTACAACAGTATCAG ACCACACTCAAGTAAACCGGTCCAGACGGGACGCTGCACCGCCTGTAAATGTGGATTTGCTCACGCTGCCAGCTGTGCCCATGGGTGTTCCTTTTTACCTGTCGTGTCCCATTGACTCCTACCATGCCGTCTACACATGGGAGCACAGAGACCAGAGCAGCCCGTGTTTGCAAATGCACACCAACTGCCTCTTCCTCATTCCCGCCGTCACCCCAGAGAGCTACGGCAGCTACGAGTGTGTTTCCAAAGAGAGGGACTACGTCAACGTGGTGAAGCGATATCATCTAACGCAGCAAATCAACCAACAAACCAGGACTGACGGAGGTAAAGCATCAGCTGTAGCAGCGGAGATAGTCTGCATTGTAATAGGACTTAGCTTTGCCTTGTTGAGTGCTCAATGA
- the commd4 gene encoding COMM domain-containing protein 4 isoform X1, with amino-acid sequence MRFRFCGDLDCPDWVLAEISTLAKMSSVKMKLLCAQVLKGLLGEGIDYDKVTKLTADAKFESGDIKASVAVLSFIFSSAAKHDVDSESLSSELQQLGLPKEHTTGLCKSYEDKHTSVQDKLRETSLRLGRLEGVSWRVDYTLSSSELKEVNEPIVQLKLRTQGAESGCSETTVVSLSADKFRVLLSELKQAQTMMNALQ; translated from the exons ATG CGGTTCCGTTTCTGTGGGGATTTGGACTGCCCAGATTGGGTCCTTGCCGAAATTAGCACACTGGCGAAAATG TCCAGTGTTAAGATGAAACTCCTCTGTGCTCAAGTACTGAAAGGTTTGCTCGGGGAGGGCATTGAT TATGACAAGGTCACAAAGCTTACAGCTGATGCAAAGTTTG AGAGTGGAGACATCAAAGCCAGTGTGGCAGTGCTCAGCTTTATTTTCTCCAGTGCGGCCAAGCATGATGTTGACAGTGAATCTTTGTCCAGTGAGCTGCAGCAGCTTGGTCTGCCCAAAG AACACACAACAGGGCTGTGCAAGTCGTATGAAGATAAACACACTTCAGTTCAGGACAAACTGAGGGAGACGAGTTTGAGAT TAGGAAGACTGGAGGGTGTTTCCTGGCGTGTGGACTACACTCTCAGCTCCAGCGAGCTGAAGGAGGTCAATGAGCCAATTGTTCAGCTCAAGCTGCGGACTCAAGGAGCAGAGTCAGGCTGCTCAGAGACCACCGTTGTCTCACTTTCTGCTGACAAGTTCAGAGTCTTGCTTTCAG AGCTGAAGCAAGCCCAGACAATGATGAATGCTCTACAATGA
- the commd4 gene encoding COMM domain-containing protein 4 isoform X3, with product MSSVKMKLLCAQVLKGLLGEGIDYDKVTKLTADAKFESGDIKASVAVLSFIFSSAAKHDVDSESLSSELQQLGLPKEHTTGLCKSYEDKHTSVQDKLRETSLRLGRLEGVSWRVDYTLSSSELKEVNEPIVQLKLRTQGAESGCSETTVVSLSADKFRVLLSELKQAQTMMNALQ from the exons ATG TCCAGTGTTAAGATGAAACTCCTCTGTGCTCAAGTACTGAAAGGTTTGCTCGGGGAGGGCATTGAT TATGACAAGGTCACAAAGCTTACAGCTGATGCAAAGTTTG AGAGTGGAGACATCAAAGCCAGTGTGGCAGTGCTCAGCTTTATTTTCTCCAGTGCGGCCAAGCATGATGTTGACAGTGAATCTTTGTCCAGTGAGCTGCAGCAGCTTGGTCTGCCCAAAG AACACACAACAGGGCTGTGCAAGTCGTATGAAGATAAACACACTTCAGTTCAGGACAAACTGAGGGAGACGAGTTTGAGAT TAGGAAGACTGGAGGGTGTTTCCTGGCGTGTGGACTACACTCTCAGCTCCAGCGAGCTGAAGGAGGTCAATGAGCCAATTGTTCAGCTCAAGCTGCGGACTCAAGGAGCAGAGTCAGGCTGCTCAGAGACCACCGTTGTCTCACTTTCTGCTGACAAGTTCAGAGTCTTGCTTTCAG AGCTGAAGCAAGCCCAGACAATGATGAATGCTCTACAATGA